One region of Microbacterium sp. M28 genomic DNA includes:
- the pdxY gene encoding pyridoxal kinase PdxY, translating to MKILSIQSAVAYGHVGNSAAVFPLQRIGVDVLPVYTVNFSNHTGYGAWRGPLIDPSDVRDVITGIEERGAFPKVDAVLSGYQGGEGIGEVIIDAVARVKAANPAAVYACDPVMGNAKSGCFVAPAIPVLLREKVVPIADIITPNQFELGFLTGTEPDSLDSTLASVDAARAMGPSVVLVTSVERPDREEGTIEMLAVDDKGAWLVATPHLPMKANGSGDVTAALFTAHYVATGDAKLALERTVSSVFDLLQATLDSGERELQLIEAQEFYANPRMQFTARQVR from the coding sequence ATGAAGATCCTGTCGATCCAGTCCGCCGTCGCATACGGCCACGTCGGCAACTCCGCAGCGGTGTTCCCCCTGCAGCGCATCGGCGTCGACGTCCTGCCGGTCTACACCGTGAACTTCTCCAATCACACCGGCTACGGCGCCTGGCGGGGTCCGCTCATCGATCCGTCCGATGTCCGCGACGTGATCACCGGTATCGAGGAGCGCGGCGCCTTCCCGAAGGTCGACGCCGTGCTGTCCGGCTACCAGGGCGGCGAGGGCATCGGCGAGGTCATCATCGACGCGGTCGCGCGGGTGAAGGCCGCCAACCCCGCTGCGGTGTACGCCTGCGACCCGGTGATGGGCAACGCGAAGAGCGGATGCTTCGTCGCACCGGCCATCCCCGTGCTGCTGCGCGAGAAGGTGGTCCCGATCGCCGACATCATCACGCCGAACCAGTTCGAGCTCGGTTTCCTCACCGGAACCGAACCGGACTCGCTCGACTCGACCCTTGCCTCGGTCGACGCCGCGCGGGCGATGGGCCCCTCGGTGGTGCTCGTGACCAGCGTCGAGCGTCCCGACCGCGAAGAGGGCACGATCGAGATGCTCGCGGTGGACGACAAGGGCGCCTGGCTCGTCGCCACGCCGCACCTACCGATGAAGGCGAACGGATCGGGAGATGTCACGGCGGCACTGTTCACCGCCCACTACGTCGCCACGGGTGACGCGAAGCTCGCTCTGGAGCGCACCGTGTCGAGTGTGTTCGACCTGCTGCAGGCGACGCTCGACTCGGGTGAGCGCGAGCTGCAGCTGATCGAGGCGCAGGAGTTCTACGCGAACCCGCGCATGCAGTTCACCGCTCGTCAGGTGCGCTGA